A genomic stretch from Lepisosteus oculatus isolate fLepOcu1 chromosome 7, fLepOcu1.hap2, whole genome shotgun sequence includes:
- the LOC138240713 gene encoding tripartite motif-containing protein 16-like, producing MAEPSTSTAQTCLACTVCLETLKDPVTLPCGHHFCMGCIKSCWDRDNPDRVYKCPQCRKDFPKRPILHRNTVLAAAVDKLRSGMKRPYPSESTAGPGDVLCDVCTGSQVRAVKSCLVCLASYCQTHLQPHCEAPAFKRHRLVEATGQLQDKICPDHQKLREVYCRTDQTCVCLLCSETRHRGHDTVSTEREWTEKQRQLQEIRTQTQRKIQEREKELQELRQAGESFKRSAQKSLLETDRILKNMILSFEKMRSKIKEQFELKKTAIEKKGVSLTKRLEQEIAELRRRDAELSQLSHTEDHIHFLQNFQSVSVPPGAGDSPSITVDSNFSFEAVRRAVSGLKERLEDIWNGESIKIMQKVKDISIVQAAEPRTRAEFLQYACQLTLDPNTAHRHLRLSEGNRRATWNEKTQPYPNHPGRFDCYYQVLCREGLSDRRC from the exons ATGGCAGAGCCCAGCACCTCCACAGCGCAGACCTGTCTCGCCTGCACAGTGTGTCTGGAGACACTGAAGGATCCAGTGACTCTTCCCTGTGGACACCATTTTTGCATGGGATGTATTAAGAGCTGCTGGGACCGGGATAATCCCGATCGTGTCTACAAATGCCCCCAGTGCAGAAAGGATTTCCCCAAAAGGCCTATTCTGCACAGAAATACAGTTCTGGCTGCAGCAGTAGATAAACTAAGAAGTGGGATGAAACGCCCTTATCCCAGCGAGAGCACTGCTGGCCCTGGAGATGTGCTGTGTGACGTCTGCACTGGGAGCCAGGTGAGAGCTGTGAAGTCCTGTCTGGTGTGTCTGGCCTCTTACTGTCAGACTCACCTCCAGCCTCACTGTGAAGCTCCTGCCTTCAAGAGACACAGGCTGGTCGAGGCCACAGGGCAGCTGCAGGACAAGATCTGTCCAGATCATCAGAAACTGCGAGAGGTTTACTGCCGGACGGACCAGACCTGCGTCTGTCTACTGTGCTCAGAGACCAGACACAGAGGCCACGACACCGTGTCCACTGAGAGAGAGTGGACTGAGAAACAG aggcagctgcaggaaATACGGACACAAACCCAGCGGAAaatccaggagagagagaaggagctgcaggagctgagacaggctggGGAGTCTTTTAAA AGATCTGCACAGAAATCACTGTTGGAAACTGACAGGATCCTTAAGAACATGATCCTCTCTTTTGAGAAAATGCGATCTAAGATTAAGGAGCAGTTTGAACTCAAAAAGACAGCTATAGAAAAGAAGGGAGTGAGTCTTACAAAGCGACTGGAGCAGGAGATCGCCGAGCTGAGGAGGAGAGACGCTGAGCTGagccagctctcacacacagaggatCACATCCATTTCCTCCAG AATTTCCAGTCTGTCAGTGTCCCTCCTGGAGCTGGAGACTCACCCAGCATCACTGTTGATTCAAACTTCTCATTTGAGGCTGTGAGGAGAGCTGTCTCTGGACTGAAAGAGCGACTGGAGGACATCTGGAATGGAGAATCAATCAAGATAATGCAAAAAG TGAAGGACATCAGCATCGTGCAGGCAGCAGAACCCAGGACCAGAGCAGAGTTCTtacagt ATGCCTGTCAGCTCACACTGGACCCCaacacagcacacagacaccTGCGTCTGTCTGAGGGGAACAGGAGGGCGACCTGGAATGAGAAGACCCAGCCCTATCCCAACCACCCTGGGAGATTCGACTGCTATTACCAGGTGCTGTGCAGAGAGGGCCTGTCAGACAGACGCTGTTAG